In one Granulicella aggregans genomic region, the following are encoded:
- the ald gene encoding alanine dehydrogenase, producing MIIGVPKEVKDHETRVGITPAGVKALTEAGHKVLVEQNAGALSAFADDDFQNAGAEIVGGAPDVWGLADMVVKVKEPVEKEYRNFRDGLVLFTYLHLAPLRGLTDALLEKKVTGIAYETVRDKAGTLPLLTPMSEVAGRMSVQVGAAYLEKEHGGRGVLLGGVPGVAPGNVCIIGGGIVGTNAAKIALGMGAKVTLVDVNLNRLRELDDIFGGRLYTVSSNSYNVEAAVREADLVIGGVLIPGAAAPKIVTKAMVEKMKKGAVIVDVAIDQGGCIETARPTTHSDPSYEVNGVVHYCVTNMPAAVPYTSTLALTNATFRYVMKLANLGARAAIHQDSGIAEGVNTYHGVLTYEAVAKAQDREWKPVAGVDVWD from the coding sequence GTGATTATTGGCGTGCCGAAGGAAGTGAAAGACCACGAGACTCGCGTCGGGATAACCCCGGCGGGCGTGAAGGCGTTGACCGAGGCCGGTCACAAGGTTCTGGTGGAGCAGAATGCGGGCGCACTATCGGCCTTCGCGGACGATGACTTCCAGAATGCTGGCGCGGAGATCGTTGGCGGAGCGCCCGATGTGTGGGGGCTTGCCGACATGGTGGTCAAGGTCAAGGAGCCTGTCGAAAAGGAGTACCGGAACTTTCGCGATGGGCTGGTGCTGTTTACGTATCTGCACCTTGCTCCGCTGCGCGGACTGACCGACGCTCTTCTGGAGAAGAAGGTCACGGGCATCGCCTATGAGACGGTGCGCGACAAGGCGGGCACGCTGCCACTGCTGACGCCGATGAGCGAAGTCGCGGGCAGGATGAGCGTCCAAGTGGGTGCGGCGTATCTCGAGAAAGAGCACGGCGGACGCGGCGTTCTGCTCGGCGGAGTTCCAGGAGTAGCCCCGGGGAACGTGTGCATCATCGGCGGCGGCATCGTGGGCACGAATGCCGCGAAGATCGCGCTGGGCATGGGAGCGAAGGTCACGCTCGTCGATGTGAACCTGAACCGGCTGCGCGAGCTGGACGACATCTTTGGCGGGCGGCTCTACACGGTCTCGTCGAACAGCTACAACGTGGAGGCTGCGGTGCGCGAGGCTGACCTCGTGATCGGCGGCGTACTGATTCCGGGCGCGGCGGCACCGAAGATCGTCACCAAGGCGATGGTCGAAAAGATGAAGAAGGGCGCGGTGATCGTGGACGTAGCGATCGACCAGGGCGGCTGCATCGAGACCGCCCGTCCGACGACGCACAGCGATCCTTCGTATGAGGTAAACGGCGTGGTCCACTACTGCGTGACCAACATGCCAGCTGCGGTTCCCTACACCTCCACGCTGGCGCTGACCAACGCCACCTTCCGCTATGTGATGAAGCTGGCGAACCTTGGTGCCAGGGCCGCGATTCATCAAGACTCCGGAATCGCCGAGGGTGTGAACACTTACCATGGCGTGCTGACCTACGAGGCTGTGGCCAAGGCGCAGGACCGGGAGTGGAAGCCGGTGGCTGGAGTGGATGTCTGGGATTAG
- a CDS encoding acyltransferase family protein — MGLTSGTSSIDQTGKISFKDTSASVLFDLIRGLAALIVLFGHWRNLVFVDYPSVAAHRLILALPYALTSAGHQAVVIFFVLSGYLISGSVFRSFSRNRWTWIEYLTHRLVRLWVVLVPGLLLCLLWDSAGLAFHLAPALHNGHLREGFIGNIPARLTPKVFFGNLFFLQNLLVPVFGSDGPLWSLANEFWYYLLFPLGLITLRRQTSTPQRLLCGALFLAMASVLRHGILPLFPIWLAGTALALMPPPRLSSRIRILAAVAYAPLPFVFAKLHSLPDMLSDYLFGAATFLFLWIVLSATGQAHPKRIFTSFSRSIAKFSYTLYVVHFPFALFLTAIILGDQRWTPDSVHILKGLGIAAVTLAYAWFVASVTEFHTDRVRRWIESRLRH; from the coding sequence ATGGGCTTAACCAGCGGTACAAGCTCCATCGATCAGACCGGCAAGATTTCTTTCAAGGACACGAGCGCCTCCGTCCTGTTCGATCTCATCCGCGGCCTTGCGGCCTTGATCGTCCTCTTCGGACACTGGCGCAACCTGGTCTTCGTCGATTATCCCAGCGTCGCCGCGCATCGTCTCATCCTTGCCCTGCCCTATGCTCTTACATCCGCCGGACACCAGGCCGTTGTCATCTTCTTCGTCCTCAGCGGCTATCTGATTAGCGGCAGCGTCTTTCGTTCCTTCTCCCGTAACCGGTGGACATGGATCGAATATCTCACCCACCGCCTCGTCCGGCTCTGGGTCGTTCTCGTGCCCGGATTACTTCTGTGCCTGTTATGGGACTCGGCTGGCCTGGCTTTCCATCTCGCTCCGGCTCTGCACAACGGACATCTCCGCGAAGGTTTCATCGGCAACATCCCGGCCCGGCTGACTCCGAAGGTCTTCTTCGGCAATCTCTTCTTCCTTCAGAACCTCCTCGTCCCGGTCTTCGGCTCGGACGGCCCGCTCTGGTCGCTCGCCAACGAGTTCTGGTACTACCTACTCTTTCCCCTCGGCCTAATCACCTTGCGAAGGCAGACCTCCACGCCGCAGCGTCTCCTGTGCGGTGCGCTCTTCCTCGCGATGGCCTCGGTCCTGCGCCATGGCATTCTCCCGCTCTTCCCTATCTGGCTGGCAGGAACCGCGCTCGCGCTCATGCCCCCACCGAGACTCAGTTCCCGAATCCGCATCCTCGCCGCAGTGGCGTACGCTCCGCTGCCATTCGTCTTCGCCAAGCTCCATAGCCTCCCCGACATGCTCTCCGACTACCTCTTCGGAGCTGCAACCTTCCTCTTTCTATGGATCGTCCTCTCGGCCACCGGACAAGCTCACCCGAAACGCATCTTCACCTCGTTCTCGCGCTCGATCGCGAAGTTCTCCTACACCCTGTATGTCGTGCACTTCCCCTTTGCCCTATTCCTGACCGCGATCATCCTGGGCGACCAGCGCTGGACCCCAGACTCGGTCCATATCCTCAAGGGGTTGGGCATCGCCGCCGTCACCCTGGCCTATGCCTGGTTCGTCGCCTCGGTGACGGAGTTCCACACCGACCGCGTCCGCCGCTGGATTGAGAGCCGCCTACGCCACTAG
- a CDS encoding rod shape-determining protein, translating into MPSNGYQMRYSRIHNMRSLFSLFSSDLAIDLGTANTLVFAHNKGIIVNEPSIIAVNKITNEVEAVGREAKDMLGRTPGNIVAIKPMKDGVIADFRHTEKMLNYFIQKAHNRKMMVHPRIVIGVPSEITQVEKRAVMDSAYRAKASEVHLVEQAMVAAIGAGLPITEPGGNMVVDIGGGTTDIAVISLAGIVYSRSVRMAGNQMDEAVMTYLKRKYNLLIGERTAEQIKIELGSAYPLDKPITMEVKGRNLIEGVPKTITIEDSEIREALGECIATIINAIRVALERTPPELSADISDRGIVLTGGGALIKNLDKRIREETGLPVSIADDPLASVVLGTGKMLSDFKLLRKISID; encoded by the coding sequence ATGCCATCGAACGGTTACCAAATGCGGTACTCGCGCATCCACAACATGCGCTCCCTCTTCAGCCTTTTTTCAAGCGACCTGGCCATCGACCTGGGAACCGCCAATACGCTCGTCTTCGCCCATAACAAGGGAATCATTGTGAATGAGCCGTCTATCATCGCGGTCAACAAGATCACCAACGAGGTCGAGGCCGTCGGCAGGGAAGCCAAAGACATGCTCGGCCGCACCCCCGGCAACATCGTCGCCATCAAGCCCATGAAGGACGGCGTCATCGCCGACTTCCGCCACACAGAAAAGATGCTCAACTACTTCATTCAAAAGGCCCATAACCGCAAGATGATGGTGCATCCGCGCATCGTCATCGGCGTCCCTTCTGAGATCACCCAAGTAGAAAAGCGCGCCGTCATGGACTCCGCCTACCGCGCCAAGGCCTCCGAAGTGCATCTGGTCGAACAGGCCATGGTGGCCGCCATCGGCGCCGGTCTCCCCATCACCGAGCCCGGTGGCAACATGGTCGTCGACATCGGCGGCGGTACAACAGACATCGCTGTCATCTCGCTCGCTGGCATCGTCTACTCGCGCTCCGTTCGGATGGCTGGCAACCAGATGGACGAAGCCGTGATGACCTACCTGAAGCGCAAGTACAACCTGCTCATCGGCGAGCGCACCGCGGAACAGATCAAGATCGAGCTCGGTTCAGCCTACCCGCTCGACAAGCCGATCACGATGGAAGTCAAAGGCCGCAATCTCATCGAGGGCGTTCCAAAGACCATCACCATCGAAGACTCTGAGATCCGCGAAGCGCTCGGTGAGTGCATTGCGACCATCATCAACGCCATCCGCGTCGCCCTGGAGCGCACCCCGCCGGAACTTTCGGCGGACATCTCCGACCGTGGCATCGTCCTCACCGGCGGCGGAGCGCTCATCAAGAACCTCGACAAGCGCATCCGCGAAGAGACGGGCCTCCCGGTCTCGATTGCCGATGACCCGCTTGCCTCGGTGGTGCTCGGAACAGGCAAGATGCTCTCAGACTTCAAGCTCCTCCGCAAGATCTCCATCGACTAA
- a CDS encoding alpha/beta hydrolase-fold protein: MQVPFKLTLLATLLAASIATVQAQPPIPPHTSQTVNPDHSVTFRYIDTTSASVSVVVDNIKEPIPMTKDADGLWSVTTQPLVPEIYEYHFLADGQTRRDPTTLAVTGSTYFPLTNFINVPGDGPLPWDATDVPHGELHRHIYTTHIAQGLSRNQSDYIVYTPPGYNPSAKQVYPVLYLLHGWGDMAIGWTDKGRANFILDNLIAQGKAKPMVVVMPLGYGDTAFVSDWGVWGHDEPIEHNLSLYSQVLLTEIMPRVESEYRISKDRNGRAIAGLSMGGLEALSIGLHNTDKFAYIGGFSSAVHRPAFIKSLPLLTPKDANLKLLWVSCGTGDGLIEPNRKLVAFLKSDNLAVTAIETPGLHTWPVWRDNLTNFAPLLFQTK, from the coding sequence ATGCAAGTTCCCTTCAAGCTCACCCTCCTGGCGACCCTCCTCGCCGCGTCCATTGCTACCGTCCAAGCGCAACCCCCAATCCCGCCCCACACCTCGCAGACCGTCAATCCCGACCACAGCGTGACCTTCCGCTACATCGACACCACCTCAGCCTCCGTCTCGGTCGTCGTCGACAACATCAAAGAGCCCATCCCCATGACCAAGGACGCCGACGGCCTTTGGAGTGTCACCACTCAGCCGCTCGTCCCTGAGATCTACGAGTACCACTTCCTCGCCGACGGCCAGACCCGCCGCGACCCCACCACCCTCGCCGTCACCGGCAGCACCTACTTCCCGCTGACCAACTTCATCAACGTTCCCGGGGACGGGCCGCTGCCCTGGGACGCCACCGATGTCCCGCATGGCGAACTCCACCGCCACATCTACACGACCCACATCGCCCAGGGCCTCTCGCGCAACCAGAGCGACTACATCGTCTACACTCCGCCCGGATACAACCCATCCGCCAAGCAGGTCTATCCCGTCCTCTACCTGCTGCACGGCTGGGGTGACATGGCCATCGGCTGGACCGACAAGGGCCGCGCAAACTTCATCCTCGACAACCTGATCGCACAGGGTAAGGCGAAGCCTATGGTCGTCGTGATGCCGCTCGGCTACGGTGATACCGCCTTCGTCAGCGACTGGGGCGTCTGGGGCCACGACGAGCCGATCGAGCACAATCTCAGCCTCTACAGCCAGGTATTGCTGACCGAGATTATGCCGCGCGTCGAGAGTGAATACCGCATCTCAAAGGATCGCAACGGCCGCGCGATTGCTGGTCTCTCCATGGGCGGCCTAGAAGCGCTCTCCATCGGCCTGCACAACACGGACAAGTTCGCCTACATCGGCGGATTCTCCTCTGCTGTCCATCGTCCTGCCTTTATCAAAAGCCTCCCGCTCTTAACTCCGAAGGATGCCAACCTGAAGCTCCTCTGGGTCTCCTGCGGAACCGGCGACGGCCTCATCGAGCCCAATCGCAAACTCGTCGCCTTCCTGAAGAGCGATAACCTTGCAGTGACCGCAATCGAGACGCCCGGCCTGCACACCTGGCCCGTTTGGCGCGACAACCTCACCAACTTCGCGCCTCTGCTCTTCCAAACGAAGTAG
- a CDS encoding cytochrome P460 family protein produces MLIRPLLSLAVASTMLLGVLSPQAVAPVAASDGPVIAANKELQFPAQYREWVYLGSGVDMSYNPKEEASDHSMFNTVFVNPSSYRAFLKTGTWPDGTALVLENSGAVHGGEKQASLNKHGLTQTGEIMGLEVHVKDASLPGGWGFYSFDNMKSARIIPQAAPCYSCHQQHAAVDTTFVQFYPTLLAVAKDKGTLSKAYVSEMGSSTK; encoded by the coding sequence GTGCTGATCCGACCGTTGCTCTCTCTTGCTGTGGCATCGACGATGCTGCTTGGTGTTCTTTCTCCGCAAGCTGTCGCTCCTGTTGCAGCTTCGGACGGCCCGGTGATCGCCGCGAACAAGGAGCTTCAGTTCCCGGCCCAGTATCGCGAGTGGGTCTATCTGGGCTCCGGCGTGGATATGAGCTACAACCCCAAGGAAGAGGCGTCGGACCACTCGATGTTCAATACCGTCTTCGTGAATCCGTCGAGCTACCGGGCGTTTCTGAAGACCGGGACGTGGCCCGACGGGACGGCGCTGGTGCTGGAGAACAGCGGAGCGGTGCATGGCGGGGAGAAGCAGGCTTCCCTGAACAAACATGGGCTGACGCAGACGGGCGAGATCATGGGACTGGAGGTCCATGTGAAGGACGCTTCCCTGCCTGGGGGCTGGGGATTTTATTCGTTCGACAATATGAAATCGGCGAGGATTATTCCGCAGGCTGCCCCTTGCTATTCCTGCCATCAGCAGCATGCGGCTGTGGATACGACGTTCGTGCAGTTCTACCCAACGCTGCTCGCGGTGGCGAAGGACAAAGGGACGTTGAGTAAGGCTTATGTGAGCGAGATGGGTTCCTCGACCAAGTAA
- a CDS encoding rod shape-determining protein MreC, whose protein sequence is MLVTVLLLQTILLAVQVRDLRGPSQPDGRKVTLLRSWAVAAVAPFERATSFIGRSARGSWADYIDLRHTRQQNADLEKEVARLRLEQAQFAEDAIQGRRLQALLDFRRQYVTSTVAAQVIGTSGVDSSRVLLIDKGADYGLKPDMAVITPDGIVGKLRDVFPHTAQVLEIDDPSSGAGVILASTRIRAIIHGGPDGKVQIGNLTADSRIKPGEIVLTSGGDQVFPRGLKVGTIDAVAPDKDRQIYTLINVKPAVNLSQLEEVLIITATQADLTAQAQQDLAQGEASGEQIKADAKRAADLAAERLPSLTPPPNADGTPATDPTAPGAAKPGDPPKPIAIVPKAIPVLHPDRYSPGQTPPASTLTPGGKSSDPAVVSTAPAETSGDSAATTPPPAPRKKPVTPAPTPKEPQR, encoded by the coding sequence GTGCTGGTAACGGTCTTGCTGTTGCAGACGATCCTGCTGGCGGTGCAGGTGCGCGATCTTCGAGGCCCCAGCCAGCCGGACGGCCGCAAAGTCACGCTTCTTCGCTCCTGGGCCGTTGCCGCCGTGGCACCCTTCGAGCGCGCAACCAGCTTCATAGGCCGCAGCGCCCGCGGAAGCTGGGCCGACTACATCGACCTCCGCCATACCCGCCAGCAGAACGCGGACCTCGAAAAGGAGGTCGCCCGTCTTCGCCTCGAACAGGCCCAGTTCGCCGAAGACGCCATCCAGGGCCGCCGCCTGCAGGCGCTGCTCGACTTCCGCCGCCAGTACGTCACCTCGACCGTCGCCGCGCAGGTCATCGGCACCAGCGGCGTCGACTCCTCCCGTGTCCTGCTCATCGACAAAGGTGCCGACTACGGCCTCAAGCCTGACATGGCCGTCATTACTCCCGACGGAATCGTCGGCAAGCTGCGCGACGTCTTCCCCCACACCGCGCAGGTTCTTGAAATCGACGACCCATCCTCTGGCGCAGGCGTCATCCTTGCCAGCACCCGCATCCGGGCCATCATCCACGGCGGCCCCGACGGGAAGGTCCAGATCGGCAATCTGACCGCCGACAGCCGTATCAAGCCCGGCGAGATCGTCCTCACCTCGGGCGGCGACCAGGTCTTCCCCCGAGGCCTCAAGGTCGGCACCATCGATGCTGTAGCCCCCGACAAAGACCGCCAGATCTACACCCTCATCAACGTCAAGCCAGCGGTGAACCTCTCGCAACTAGAGGAAGTGCTCATCATCACCGCAACACAGGCTGACCTGACCGCGCAGGCGCAACAGGATCTTGCCCAGGGCGAAGCTTCTGGCGAGCAGATCAAGGCCGACGCCAAGCGCGCCGCCGATCTCGCCGCCGAGCGCCTGCCGAGCCTTACACCTCCGCCCAACGCCGACGGCACTCCCGCCACCGATCCAACCGCCCCAGGCGCAGCCAAGCCCGGCGACCCGCCGAAGCCCATCGCCATCGTCCCCAAAGCGATCCCTGTCCTCCATCCGGACCGTTACTCCCCAGGACAGACGCCACCCGCCTCAACCCTGACGCCCGGTGGCAAAAGTTCGGACCCGGCGGTCGTTTCGACCGCACCGGCTGAGACCTCCGGCGATTCCGCAGCGACCACGCCACCTCCTGCCCCACGCAAGAAGCCGGTCACGCCGGCCCCAACACCCAAGGAGCCACAGCGCTAG
- the mreD gene encoding rod shape-determining protein MreD, which produces MATRSYTSRRELDEHTFHPAVALLVPVAFIILQALLPKPFPKLAILDLPLIATIFFAVSRRNPIAGTFTGMVIGLLQDALTNQYIGINGITKSIIGYTAASIGFKVDVDNLSTRALMCFAFCLAQSGLLYLIQNHLLGHLGVPVLWLHELIRAVVNTLVAIPIFFLLDRTRSDE; this is translated from the coding sequence ATGGCCACCCGCAGTTACACCTCCCGCCGCGAGCTCGACGAGCACACCTTTCACCCAGCCGTCGCTCTGCTTGTGCCCGTCGCCTTCATCATCCTTCAGGCGCTGCTGCCGAAGCCGTTCCCGAAGCTCGCGATCCTCGATCTCCCCTTGATCGCGACCATCTTCTTCGCCGTCAGCCGCCGCAACCCTATCGCCGGAACCTTCACCGGAATGGTCATCGGTCTGCTCCAGGACGCGCTCACCAACCAGTACATCGGCATCAACGGCATCACCAAGTCCATCATCGGATACACCGCTGCCAGCATCGGCTTCAAGGTCGACGTCGACAACCTCTCCACCCGCGCCCTGATGTGCTTCGCCTTCTGCCTCGCGCAGAGCGGCCTGCTCTATCTCATTCAGAATCATCTCCTCGGCCATCTTGGCGTACCCGTCCTCTGGCTGCACGAGCTCATCCGCGCAGTGGTGAACACCCTGGTTGCTATACCCATCTTCTTCCTGCTCGACCGCACAAGATCCGATGAATAG
- the mrdA gene encoding penicillin-binding protein 2 produces MENTPQAEVVRAGNEEKLAPGKLHAAQYIIALILVVLLGGLWRLQVIGASNYRVLAEANRIRKVPVLAPRGKIFDREGRILVDNYPSVTCYILREQIRDAGKDSPELALIARGLNLTVDQVQSILRHYQLAPKYEPIPLKKDITPDEQAFIAAHRDELPELETQDEQRRLYPSDGFAAHLIGYVGEVSEQMLDDERYAAYSAGDVVGRSGVEQTYDAVLRGTDGYRNIIVNSHGKEVGQLGQQLAVPGQDIKLTIDLDIQMAAERALQGRNGAIVAMDPHTGEILALVSRPTFDPNAFAVRLTKSYWTQIINDPDHPLLNKAIQAQLAPGSTFKIIMSVAGLEENVAQDMRVNCAGGATFYGHFYACDARHGGVDIHNAIPLSCDTFYYTLANRLGIDTIAKYATELGISQKTGIDLPNEASGTMPSTAWKLKTQHQPWYVGETISVGIGQGAVTVTPIQLARALSGVASGGVLRRPHVVFPDEVPAELRQAISENFPGSGEKTVQLSTSNWQLITDAMAQTTITGTAAAVHMANIDFAGKTGTAQLVSQNFGAKGMGSGANRANAWFVGMAPRRNPDIVVAVLVEHGGFGGAASAPLAAQVVNAFVLKKRKQENNLYIAEVPKPAAPAPATTATDPQPAAIKPSSPAAE; encoded by the coding sequence ATGGAGAACACCCCCCAAGCCGAAGTCGTTCGCGCAGGCAACGAAGAGAAGCTCGCGCCCGGCAAGCTCCACGCCGCGCAGTACATCATCGCGCTGATCCTTGTCGTGCTCCTCGGTGGTCTGTGGCGTCTTCAGGTCATCGGCGCAAGCAACTACCGCGTCCTCGCCGAAGCCAACCGCATCCGCAAGGTCCCCGTGCTCGCTCCTCGCGGCAAGATCTTCGACCGCGAAGGCCGCATCCTCGTCGACAACTACCCATCGGTCACGTGTTACATCCTCCGCGAACAGATCCGCGACGCGGGCAAAGACAGCCCCGAGCTTGCGCTGATCGCCCGCGGCCTCAATCTGACGGTCGACCAGGTCCAGAGCATCCTGCGCCACTATCAGCTTGCCCCCAAGTACGAGCCCATCCCGCTCAAGAAGGACATCACCCCCGACGAGCAGGCCTTCATCGCCGCCCACCGCGATGAACTCCCTGAGCTCGAAACCCAGGACGAACAACGCCGGCTCTACCCCAGCGACGGCTTCGCTGCCCACCTCATCGGCTACGTCGGCGAGGTCTCCGAGCAGATGCTCGACGACGAGCGATACGCCGCCTACTCCGCCGGCGACGTCGTCGGCCGCTCTGGTGTCGAACAGACTTACGACGCCGTCCTCCGCGGCACCGACGGCTACCGCAACATCATCGTCAACAGCCACGGCAAAGAGGTTGGCCAGCTCGGCCAGCAGCTTGCCGTGCCTGGCCAGGACATCAAGCTCACCATTGATCTCGATATCCAGATGGCCGCCGAACGCGCCTTGCAGGGCAGAAATGGCGCCATCGTCGCCATGGACCCCCATACGGGCGAGATCCTCGCTCTGGTCTCGCGGCCGACCTTCGACCCCAACGCCTTCGCCGTCCGCCTCACCAAGTCCTACTGGACGCAGATCATCAACGACCCCGACCACCCGCTGCTAAACAAGGCCATCCAGGCCCAGCTCGCCCCCGGCTCGACCTTCAAGATCATCATGTCGGTTGCCGGCCTTGAGGAGAACGTCGCCCAGGACATGCGCGTCAACTGCGCCGGCGGAGCGACCTTCTACGGCCACTTCTACGCCTGCGATGCGCGCCATGGCGGCGTCGACATCCACAACGCCATCCCGCTCTCCTGCGACACCTTTTACTACACGCTCGCTAACCGTCTCGGCATCGATACCATTGCCAAGTACGCCACCGAACTCGGTATCTCCCAGAAGACCGGCATCGACCTGCCCAACGAGGCGAGCGGCACGATGCCCTCGACCGCCTGGAAGCTGAAGACGCAGCACCAGCCCTGGTACGTTGGGGAGACCATCTCGGTTGGCATCGGTCAGGGCGCGGTCACCGTCACGCCTATCCAGCTCGCCCGCGCGCTTAGCGGCGTCGCCTCCGGTGGGGTACTGCGGCGGCCTCATGTCGTCTTCCCGGATGAGGTCCCCGCCGAGCTGCGGCAGGCCATCTCGGAGAACTTCCCTGGCTCCGGTGAGAAGACGGTCCAGCTCTCGACATCGAACTGGCAGCTCATCACCGACGCCATGGCGCAGACCACCATCACTGGTACTGCTGCTGCGGTGCATATGGCGAACATCGACTTCGCCGGCAAGACCGGCACCGCGCAGCTCGTCAGCCAGAACTTCGGTGCGAAGGGCATGGGCAGCGGAGCGAACCGCGCCAACGCCTGGTTTGTTGGCATGGCCCCACGCCGGAACCCGGACATCGTCGTCGCCGTGCTGGTCGAGCACGGCGGCTTTGGCGGCGCGGCCTCCGCGCCTCTGGCAGCCCAGGTCGTCAACGCCTTCGTGCTCAAGAAGCGTAAGCAGGAGAACAACCTGTACATCGCCGAGGTGCCGAAGCCTGCTGCGCCCGCGCCAGCCACTACCGCGACCGATCCGCAGCCAGCAGCGATCAAGCCGTCCTCACCAGCAGCCGAATAG
- a CDS encoding Nif3-like dinuclear metal center hexameric protein: MAGMTWTLPFPVTVLRMAVALGFVVLAPFAASAQAPTAGEMWLRIQHLYAAAPPADTVDTLKGGDPSTPVTGIATTFLDTMDVLREAVKRGDNLIITHEPTFYNHRDETKDFVNDPVYREKMAYIVEHHLVVYRLHDEIHAAPKGDHILEGVYKAFGWEKLPHPAFPHGEYFVTIPTTTLGELARSLKERFHAETMRVEGDPSLVISHVALVPGAAGLQKQVAALNAPDVELLIAGEASEWETVEYVRDAIAQGRHKAMILLGHEVSEEPGMEQCAIELRELFPGMRVDHIVAGQPMWNPDHPPVPKSK; the protein is encoded by the coding sequence ATGGCTGGCATGACTTGGACTCTTCCTTTTCCCGTTACGGTGCTCCGCATGGCGGTCGCGCTTGGATTCGTTGTTCTGGCACCGTTTGCGGCATCTGCGCAGGCACCGACGGCTGGTGAAATGTGGCTGAGGATCCAGCATCTGTACGCGGCGGCACCTCCGGCGGACACTGTGGATACGCTTAAGGGTGGAGATCCGTCGACCCCGGTAACAGGCATCGCAACTACTTTTCTGGACACGATGGACGTTCTGCGCGAGGCGGTGAAGCGCGGCGACAACCTGATCATCACGCATGAGCCCACGTTCTATAACCATCGCGACGAGACCAAAGACTTCGTGAATGACCCGGTCTACAGGGAGAAGATGGCCTATATCGTAGAGCACCATCTTGTGGTGTACCGGCTGCATGACGAGATCCATGCTGCTCCTAAGGGCGATCACATCCTTGAAGGCGTCTATAAGGCCTTTGGCTGGGAGAAGCTGCCGCACCCTGCGTTTCCGCATGGCGAATACTTCGTCACGATTCCGACAACGACACTGGGGGAGCTGGCCAGGTCGCTGAAGGAGCGGTTCCATGCGGAGACGATGCGGGTCGAGGGCGATCCCAGCCTGGTCATCTCTCATGTTGCGCTGGTTCCGGGCGCGGCGGGTCTACAGAAGCAGGTAGCCGCACTCAATGCTCCGGATGTGGAGTTGCTGATTGCGGGCGAGGCGAGCGAATGGGAGACGGTCGAGTACGTGAGGGATGCGATTGCGCAGGGCAGGCACAAGGCGATGATTCTGCTTGGGCACGAGGTTTCGGAGGAGCCGGGAATGGAGCAGTGCGCGATTGAATTACGCGAGCTATTTCCGGGGATGCGGGTGGATCATATTGTGGCGGGGCAGCCGATGTGGAACCCGGATCATCCGCCTGTGCCAAAGTCGAAGTGA